Below is a window of Pyrobaculum aerophilum str. IM2 DNA.
CGTCGAGGGCAAGCTGGCAGTGGTCAAGAGGCAGGGCATGGTATACCACGTCTTTATCACAAGAGCGGATGCCGCCCCGCACGCCAATTTCAGCATTGCGCAGATGGGCAGACCCCATGGCGAGAGGCCGGACGAGGTGAAGACAGAGGGGGCGCTTCCTAAGAGTGTGCCGAGAGTCGGAGGCGAAGCTACGGCGCAACTTATAACTGGCATGACCTATTGGGCTACCTTTAAGCTCTATAAGGCTTTTAACAAGACGCTTGGGCTTGGACAGTGCGCAGAATTCGAATTCGACGTCCCGGCTGAAACCGCCGATGTGGCTTTGGCGTTGCTAGGCGGAACTACGCCGGGCACCTACGGCTACTACGTGGAGAAGTGGCAGAACGGCGTTAAGAAGGCCACCTTCACTGGGACGACCACAGTATACAGCGAATCGCCACAGACCATAGCAGTATGGATGGGCGGCGGGAGAGCCACGTACAAGGGGCGTATATGCAACTCCTACCTCTCCAGCGCCACGGTTTACACCGCGGTTCTCGTGAAGGTAAGCAACCAACAGCAATACCTTAGACATGACACGACAAAAATGCCAAAGATCGGGATACATTTATCCACTCTCTTTGACTCAAAACTGCTTGAAAATACTAGGCTTTTAAAGAACAGCTACGTGGCGGTGCCCGGCTTTATAGTAGATGCAGCGTCTCAGATAACTGTAGATGTCTACCTCCGCGTGCTCAAAAGCAGGGCCTCGTCCACGCTTAACCTATACTGGGGCTCGCTATATCTAGGCTCTGTGACTGGCTACACGGATCCAAGCGATAGCAATTATCTAATATTCAAAGCCAGGGTTACAATACCTGACAACTTGTACATGGTGCTTCTCCCCACCGACGGACTAGGCAGCGTTATCTCCATAGGGCCTGTGGACGCCTCTCCTGGCTTCGACGCCGAGGTTCAAATCTGGTTATACGTCAGGCGGCCTGTGGAACTTGCGCCCGCAGGAGATCAATTATACACGTCTGCATATACTAAGAGGTTTAGAGAGACTACGTTGATTTTCTACGACGTAGTAGGCGGGCCCAGCGGAATTGCATTTATGACACAACTCGAATACATGGAGTGGCCGCGCGGCTACAGGATTGTATTAGGCACGCAACCGCTGGTCATAGACGGCTGGACAGGCAAAAGCAACTTCATCGGACTCAGGTACTACATAAAAGCGTTTGACTCAAATTCAAGACCCGTGAGGATTACGGCTGGTACTGACGGCATTGTATATAAGTCCGGTTCAAACACATTACTAGAGATGATACGAGACGTATCAACAGCGCTAAGTTTCTACGACTTGGCCAAGAGCACTATTGACGCATTGAAGAAAACCACTGCGAGTTTCCCAGTGATTGGCTACGTTACACTGCTTTTGAGTAGCTACGTGGATACGGTGTCTGCAGATGTTAAAGTTTATTATCCTGACCTCTATACTGCTGTTTTGGAGTTCAAGACGGGCGGATACAACGAGCCCCTCTCAACGGTCTACTTACTATCTTTTGAAGGGCCTGCTGACACTAATGTAGTAACTAGGGTAGAGGTAGGCCGTTGCGACAGTATCTCATGTTATTGGATGCCAATTTTTAGCGCTGAGGGGCCCGCCCTGCCCATTACTACGCTTGGTCATGTCGGCACAAGTTCCTCCTTTAATGCGTTTCCGTATAGGACGTTGACGTGTGGCGTGCAAGAAATACCTCATTCTCAAGATCCCGATTACTGCTTGCGCCAATACTTTAGGTGAATGCGGTTAATAGGCCGTTTTGGTTTAAAATCCTCATTTTTTCTCTACCTCCTCAACATCCCTCTTTACCTTATATTTTTTCTATGGCATCATCCTCTACCGTATGTGGGCCTCGTTAGCGGCCTGACGTATCTGCTGGCGTATTTTATGGCTTGCGGCCGGTTTTTGACAACCATCATGATTTACGTTCCCGGCGTCTTAGCTCTTCTTGCAAGCGCTCTTTTAGGCGATGTTATAATACTGGGGGGTAGGCTTGTCGAGCTGTACTTTATTACAGCCTTCTTTGCCTCTCTGATATACGCCGCTACCTTTGGCAGAGGGGTTGGGAGGGCGTTGTCGGTGGTACTTCTCCTTATTTCAGTTGCGATAGGCGGCGTGTTAATAGTAGTCATAGCTTCTCTCTGGCGTATGGCGGTGCCCACCCTTGGCTTCGCGCCTTGGTTGCCAGAGCCCCAAGACGCCCCCATTTACGTCGTATTATATGAATTTTGGCGGAAAATCCACACATACCCCAAAAGCGTTAAATGCGGAAGAGAGATGGCTACGCAGGAGACGGCTAAGAAGGGCCAGTAGGCGTAGTGGAAAATAGCCGCTGGGAGACAGCCTTGTTCTAACACTCGTTCTTGAGCCCTTTGGGCGGGGTGACGCCTCTCTGCCCCTGGTAGAGGCCAGAGTACTGCGCCCTGCCCTCAGTCTTAGCCAAGACTAGGTGCAAGAAGCGCATGCCCCGCCTAAGCACTATAGTGTTGGGGGTCTCGTTCACTACCTCAATAGTTATATTCCCCTCAAAGCCCGCGTCTACTATAGTCGGCGGTATGACTAGACCGTAGCGGGCTAGAGTCGACCTCAAATTGGCAAATCCCACTACATCATCAGGCATTTTAACGTACTCCTCAGTGGTAAGCAGAGCAAAATTACGTGGCGGTATTACCACTTCATCGGCCTTCACAACGCGGAAGAGGTGCCTAGCGCTCTCCAGCTCACACGGCTTTATCACAACGCCCTCATAGGCGTATATGGCGTACTCGCCGCCGATCCTCAAGTCCAGGCCGTTTTCCCTAATAGTGTCTGGGTAGAGGGGATCTACCTTTAGTCTGCCAGTTGATATTAACTTCTTCAACTCGTCATTAGCCAATATCATACTTCCCACCGCTCTCCCAGCTAAAAAACCAGTAGTCAGTAAACGTCTCAATCCGAACATTACTCTTATATTTCGGCTGTCGGATATTGGCAATGGACTTAAGACAGTTATTAGAGCCGATATCAAAATATCTCAGCCACCCAGTGGTCGGCGGCTGGATATGGTTTATGATTATCGCCTTTGCCCTCGCGTTGATAGCATCAATTCCGCCCAGGCGCCCGCTAACCAGTTGGATTGGCGACTTCTTCATAAAGTGGGGGCTCGCGGGAATATTAGTCTGGTTTGTAGTAAACGGGATCTGGGCCATTAGAGAGGTAATGGGGCAGAGGCTAATTATACCCTTCACGCCGCTGGAGGGCTACCTTGAATACGCCACTGTGTGGAGCGCTGTGTTGACCGGCATGGCGACATTTCTCTTCTTCGGGTCAACGCTGTTATTAAGGGCTATATTTGCCCGCGATGAGTTGCCCAGGGGGCTAGTGTACTATAGGCAAGAGGTTGTAATTGCAAACCCCGAGGCCGACGTGGCGGCCCCCCAGGCTGAGCCCGTGAAAGCTAAGGCGATAGTAGTGGACAACAGGAGGGAGAAAAGGCGCTAGCCCGGGTGTATATACGCTAAGAGTAAGACTACGTCGTCTTTTTTCACGGGCGTATTCAAGCCAGACAGCAAGCGGATGTCAACGTCATTAACGGCGATGTAAATATCGGCTCGGGGCCGGCCGTCTTCCCCCACAACGCGTTTGTAGAGCTTCGGGGATATTGATGACAGTGCCGACAAAATCTCCTTGACTGTTGCGCCCTCCAATACCACTTCGTCTCTACCGCCAGCTAGCGCCACGAGGACGCCTGCTAATTTCACTCTGGGCATGTGGTGTGTCACGTTTTTTAATATAAAACATCTATATCGCAAGTGATTTGTTCTCAGTACGGCCCTGTTGTAGTGGGGTGGGACGGCTCCAAGACTTTTGTAAATCCCAGCCGGTGTTCAAAAAGGGTAGGCCTAGCCGAGTTTCTAGAATTAATTAATATCGACGAGATAGACAAGAGGCTATTATACCTCCTGGGAATTCCCCGGGGCTATGTGACTACGTACAAACTATATGCCGAGGTGCTGGGCACAAGCCCCAGGCACGTGGGCTGGCTAATGGCGAGAAACCCCCTGCCGGTAATTTTGCCCTGTCACCGCGTGGTCAAGAGCGACTTCTCGCTGGGGGGCTATACTGGCGGCGTGGAGGTAAAAAAGAAGTTACTCGCCTATGAAGGCGCCTTGTGCGGGGATAGGCCCTGCCGCGTCGTGAGGCCCAGAATGATTGATGACGTGCGCGACGCTTTGTTCAAAAGCCTCGGGCTGGCATAGGAGAGATTGTTATAAATAGCTCTCGGGTTTGTGCCAATGCCCGTAAAGGTAAAGATAGACAGGTCTAAGTGCGTTGTCGCCCACTTCTGCCTGTTCTACGCCCCGACTGTTTTTATACCCGGCGATGGGGGCAAGCCGGTGATCTCGCCGGAATACGCCTCTGGTGGGATGGAAGAGGGGTACGTGCCGGAGGAATTGTACGACCAAGTCAAAGAGGCAGAGAGGCACTGCCCGTCTAGGGCGATAAAAGTGTATAGGGAATGAACAAAAGGCAATGAAACAGCCAGGACCCAGCGGCGGTTTTTCTTCCAGGGCGGGCCTTGCTCAAACTACACCAGGCTGAATTCCGCCTCTGAGCGACTAGGGGCTCCCGATCTGTGCACTCAGCGAGCCTAAGCCCTAAGGCGCGGCGCTAAGTAGGTTTTAAACTCTCTGTATAAACGTGAGGCTGAGGGGCGCGGTGTTAGTGGAGGAGGTGTTATTACTGCTCGTCGCAATTGCGTTGATTAGCGCCTTTGCTCTGACTGTGACGGGAGTTGTGCAAAACGCCGTCAGCCAAATTTTAGGCTTTCGCAACGCGACTAACAACGTCATAAACGGATTGGTAGATGCCGTCAAACAGCTAATTGGTCTGTCGTAATAGTTAATAGACCCCCTCTTTTTTTCCCAATGTGAAAATTCCCCCGCAAGCGGAGGCGCCAAGGTTTAAAGCTGTAATACTGGACGTAGACGGCGTCGTTACCCCTTTTCGCTCTGCGTGGCAGAGGCTACATGCGATCCTGGGAACAGACGGGTCGTTAAATAGAACGCTGTATAAAATGGGGCTTATTAACTATTACGAATGGGCGTTGTATGACACATTGCTGTGGCACGGCGCCCCTAGGAGGCTGGTGGAGGCCTATTTCCAAACTACAAGGGGCTTGGAGGAGCTGTGCAAGGTGTTAAAAGAGGCGGGGGTGTATATAATAGCCATATCCGCCGGCTTGGGGTATACCAGGGCTTTGTCGCATTGTTTTCACTTCTACGTGGTAAACGACTTAATATTTCAAGGCGGCGCCGTGCGCACAGTCGCCGTGTCTGTCAGCGATAAGAATAAAGACGCCGTGGCGGAGAAAGTATTAGATCTCCTGGGAGTTAAGTGGGAGGAGGCTGTGGCCGTGGGGGACGGCGATGCCGATTTGCCCATGTTGAGAAAGGCGGGTTATTCAATAGCCTTTAATCCAGTCAGCGAAGAGGTCGCCAGGGCTGCCAAGGCGGTGATAAGAGCGGAGACTCTCTACCCGCTGGCCAAGTATATAAAGGCCCTTTTAAAAACTCAATAGTGATGATCACATCCGATTTTGAAGGGTGAAGCGGCCGTCCCAGGCTGAGTAAGATTATAAAGATAGATGTCCGGGTCAACTGTGGAAGTCAGGAGAATTATTAGAGTTGGCGAGAGGTCTTTTGGAATAACTCTGCCAAAGGAATGGGTAGAGCTACACGGGCTGGGAGTGGGCTCTCCTGTGAAAATTATAGTAGACAGGGAGAAAATTACCGTACTGCCAGGGACTGAGGCAGGCGGGATGAAAAAAGTGTTAATTAAAGGCGACGACGTTGAGAAAATAATCCGCGACATTATTGCGTATTATATAGAGGGGGCTGAGGAGCTAGACGTGGAGACGGGCAATATGTCAGCCGTAGTGACTAGAATTGAGGGGAAGTTGCCCGGCGTTGTTTTAATGGAGATAGGCGGCGTGTTAAAACTTAGGATTGTGACCAAGGAAGACATCAATATTGACGAGGCCGTGAGGAGTATGTATACAACAGTCGATGCCATGTTTACGCTGTTTTTACAAATGCTCTCTTCAGACAAGAGAGAGTTGGCCGAGGAGATACTCCGTCTTGACGACCAGCTAGACAGGCTGTACTTTTTCTCCCTACGCACAGTCAAGCGTAATATAATCCAGAGGCCGGAGCACTACGTTGACTATGTAATCACAATCAAGAACTTAGAGCACGTGGGAGACGCCATTGACCGCGCCACAAATTACTATCTCAAAAACGAGCTGGGTTGTAAAGAGGAGGTGATAAGCTTGTTCAAAAAGGTGTACGGATTTTTACAACAAGCCTTTGAGGCCTTTTACAACAACGACGCCAGCAAGGCGCTTGCAGTCTTAATAAGCCGGGCGGCGCTAGAGAAGGAATCCCTCAGAGCTATATGCCCGCAAGCCACTGCAGTTATGCACGAGGCCGCGTCAATAATTGGCTTTGCCGCCGATATAGCCGAGGCGGCCTACTCAAAATGCGCGCGAAAATGAGAGTAATTCTCGCGTGGCCTTTTTACGGCGTATTGGGCCTTTTCTACGCCGGGCTGGCCGTCCTCTTAATGCCGTTTTTTACAGTGTCTTTTGTAGAGGTGTTAAAAACGGCGGGGGTGTACACAGTGGCGGCGGTCGCCCTAGGAATTTCTATAACGGTATTGAGCCTCGCCACGAGCCCCGTGAATATCGTGATATACACGCTGACGCGCAGGGAGTATTTGCCTGTGGTGGACTACGTGGTAGTTTTCGGCATACCCATTCCACTGCCAAAGGTGGCTATGAGGGAGGAGAAATCATATATAGCTGTAAATCTGGGAGGCGCCGTGATTCCCCTTGCAGTTGCGACTTTTCTGGCTACGAAGTTCTTCAGCCCTCTGCTCTTGGCCTCAATATTAATAGCCGCGTTGTTGACGCATGCAGTAAGTCGCGTAGTGCCTAATGTGGGCGTAGTAACCCCAGCCTTGGCGCCGCCTATTATCGCCGTGTTGTCTGCTTTAATAGCGGGGGGCGGGCCGGTGGCCACTTATATCACTGCTGTCTACGGCACGATTATAGGCGCAGACGTGTTGAATATTAAAAAAGTTCTGGCGTACAAACCGCCGTTTGTGTCCATAGGAGGGGCTGGGGTTTTCGACGGGATCTACCTAAGCGGAGTAGTGGCAACTGCGCTCTCGGGGCTGTTTTAAGAAAAAAGAGGCGGAACTACGGCAACAGCGGGAGGCGTGGGAAGGGGCGCGTTGCCGTAGCTGCCTTGTTCCAATACTTCCATTACTTTAAATAAATTTCTGTGAAAAAATATACAGAGCGCTTAATATAAAATTCTAATATTCTCTTTTAATATTTTTTATGAAGTAGGCGCGATATTCCCTTTAAAAATACATATGGATTTTAAATATATTATATAATCTGTCTTTTATAAAATTTCATATAATCTCGCCGGCGTGAGGATAGCCTTGTCTGAGGCCCTTACCGGCGTAACGTTCAAGCCCTCCTCTCAACATTTCCACTAAGTTCCAGACGTGTTTCCTCGTCCGGTCCAGCGCAATTTCTTTAAGCTTTTTCTCATCGCCTCCGCCTTCCTCCTCGTGGACTGTGACGTCTAGAATCAAAGCCCCCGTTTCTATTTGCAACTGCATTAGGCCTATGGAGGTGGCCAAATAGCTGTATTTATCCACCGGAGTGGGCCCCACCCAGCCCAGCACTATTACGGCATCGCAACCATCCCGTATGAGCCTCAAGGCTCCCCACACAGTGTTTTTTATACCAGGCACTGTAATTCTTTTGACTGTAGCGTTGGGCAGGAGGTTTTTAATTTCGTCAATAGCCACGGCGCCCATGTTAACCCTGGCGAAAGTGGTGTCCACGACGCCTATGCAAGTCACAGATCTACAGAAGTAGATTATATATAGGTATTTCCCAAACTCTATGTGAAACGCTTCGGAGTGTCTCTGCCAAAACAAGTAGCGGAGGAGGTGGAGAGGCTGTCCCAAGAAATCGGCGTAACTAGGAGCGAAATAGTGGCCGCCGCTTTGCAGGAGTATTTAGAATCTCGGAGAGATCACGTAAAACCGGAGCACAACTGCATGGGCATTGTCCTCGCCTTAAGCTCCTCTTTTTCAGACATAGGCGAAATAATTGAGTCGTACAAGCCTTTTATAGTGGCGTATACACATCTACACGTAGAGGGGAAGTGCTTAACAATAACTGTGGTGAGGGGCGACGGCGGCGAAGTTGAGAAAATGGTCCTTGAAATGGGGAGGAGGGCGCAGGTAATTCGCTACGTCCCGCTTGAATGAAAGTGCCAAAGGCCTTTCTGGAAGAGGCGAGGAAGAAGTGCGCCCCAGAGGCCGAGTGCGTTGCTCTAATTTTTGGGATAAGCGATACGGCTTTGAGCTGGAGGTGGATGAAAAACGTAGCGGCGAGCCCCGTATTTTTCAAGCTAGATCCCGAGGAGGTGTATAAGGCGATTGTTGAGGCGGAGGAGAGGGGGGAGGAGTTGCTGGCCATTTTTCACACCCACCCCGGGCCTCCGACGCCGAGTTGGGAGGACGTTCGCCACATGAGGCTCTGGCCCGTGACGTGGATTATTGCCAACGTATTTGACTGGCATATATCGGCATGGCGGATTGACGGCGGGCTTAAAACAATCCCCCTGGAGTTTATATGATTATCGCCACGACGACAGTAAACTTCGCATATCTCACCGGCGTCTGGCTGGAGACGTACGAGCGGTTTAAGGCAGTGGTGAAGTGCGGCGATTATATTGCCGTAGTCGTCCCGGCGCTAGACGCCGAGAGAGTCGGCGGGAGGGTCTATTCCTATAGAGACGGGGAGGATCCAGCTGTTGTGCTGAAGGACGCGGCCCGGGGGTGCGAAAGCCAAGTGGTATACGTCGACGGGGGCACTACTCTCCGCCATTTTGAAATTATAAAAAGGGCTTTCCCCGGCGCCGAATTACGCTTAGCAGACGACTTGTTTAGACAAATGAGGGCTATTAAGCGGGAGGAAGAGGTGGAGAAGATAAAAAGGGCTGTTGAGGAAATACGCCGCGTGTTAGAGGCGTTGGAGCTGGCACCTGGAGTTTCTGAGAGAGAGGCGGCATTTTTTATCTACAAGGCGCTTTATGAGGCGGGGCTGGAGCCCGGCCCCATATTAGTGCAGTTCGGCCAGAACACTTCGCTTCCCCACCAAGAGCCCACGGGTAAGAAGTTACAAAGAGGCGAGGCAGTCGTGTTAGACGTAACAGCGTCTTATAGGGGGTACTTCGGCGATTTGACAAAATCTTTTTACTACGGAGAGCCCCCTGCCCATTACGCAGAGGTTTACAGACTAGTGGAGGAGGCCCAGCTCTCGGCGTTAAAAGCGGCGAGGCCCGGGGCGCTGGCCTCGGATGTGGACAAAGCCGCGCGTAGCGTTATAGAGACCAGGGGCTACGGCCGCTATTTTATACACCGCACGGGACACGGGCTAGGGCTAGAGCTCCACGAAGCGCCGGACATATCCCCCGGATCGGGGGATCTCCTACAGCCCGGCATGGTATTCACTATAGAGCCGGGGGTGTATATACCCGGCAAATACGGCGTCAGGCTGGAGATTGACGTAGTAGTGAGGGAAAAAGGCGCTGAGATTTTGTAATTATTGCAACGAGGCTGCCTCTCGTAAAAACTCCGCGAGGTGTGGGGCGGCGGCTTTAAGCTTGGCCACCGCCGAGCCCACCTCCTCATCTGGCAACACGCCATACCTCCTCAACACGTGGACGTGAATCCCCAACACCTCCACTACCAACGGCATAAGCCCCCCGACATCCAATTTAAAAAATCCTCCGTAGCGACAAAACAAACGGCGGCAACCCGAGGTCGACGACGCCCCCGCCCGGCGCCCGCCCAAGCGTCTCTCCCCCCGGCGCCCCAGGGAACGCGCCGGCTGCGGGTTAGGCGTGCTCCCTCCCGGACCTCCGCCGTTTCCCCGCATTCCCCGGTCTCCCCGGCCCTACGGCCGGAGTAGCCGGGGGACCGACGCCCCCCTGGACCGGGGCTCATCGGTAAGCCTGGGCGAGACGCCGCCGAAGGCGCCGCCCGGCCTCGGTTTCGGGCCCCCTGGCCTGGGTCCGCCTAGACGGCGGAGCACGGCCGGCGCGCCGTGCAACCCCCCGCCGTGTTAATTATGGGTGGGGGTTTTAAAAGTTGTGGGGTCCCCAGCCGCCGCCTCCTGGCGTCTCTATCACAACCTCATCGCCTGGCTCTAGGTCAGTTATAGTCTTGCTGTCTAGCTGTATGGTGCGCCCCCCGGCCTTTTTAACATACGCGCGGCCTGGCTTCCCCGCCTCTCCCCCCTGAATGCCCCAGGGGCCTATTTTAAACCTGTCGGCGAGTATCGCCAGCCTAGTCGGGGCGAGGACTTTAAAGGCTCTTACTATCCCGTCGCCTCCTCTCCACTTGCCGCGGCCCCCGCTTCCCTCTCTAATTCTATACGCAGTGAATAACAAGGGGTATGTCCTCTCGGCTATTTCTATGGGCGTGTTAAGGGTGTTAGTCATATTTACATGTACTCCCGAAACGCCGTGTTTGCCCGGCCTCCCGCCCGTCCCTCCGCCAATAGTCTCATAATAGCTCCAGTACTTCCCCTGATATACGCCGCCCATCATGACGTTCATCATAGTGCCCGAGCCCGCGGCCGGCACTTTGTCGGGCATTGCCTCTGCCAAGGCTTTAAACACCGCGTCTGCGGTTCTCTGGCTAGTCTCTAAATTGCCCCCGGCAACGGCGGCCGGCCTCTTGGGGTTTAGTAAACTCCCCTCCGGGGCCTTGACTGAAATACACGAGTAAAACCCCTCGTTTATTGGCACATCCCCCCTTATTAAGCACCTAATGGGGAAAGATGTCGCCGCATAAGTGACGCCAAGGACGGCGTTAAGGGGGGCATCGACTTGGGGGTCCGTTCCGCTGTAGTTTGCCTCAACGCATTCGCCTATTGTGAGCCTCACGGCTATTTTTAAAAACTTGTCGCCGAGCTCTAAATAATCCTCAGCAACGTATACTCCCCGCGGCCATTTTGATATTTCGCTCTGCGTCATAAGGCGCCCGTACTCAATGGCCCTTTTCCAAGCCTCTTCAACTAATGCCCCGTATTTATCAAACAGCTCTACAATGCGCCTCGTGCCGACTCTATTGGCGGCAATTTGGGCGTTTAAATCGCCTATTGTCGCCTCGGGGGTTTTGACATTTGACAACCAGATGGACAACGCCTCTTTGTTCACCTCTCCCCTCTTAATTATTTTGACCGGCGGCAGGACAAAGCCCTCTTCGTATATAGTCTTGGCGCTTGGGTTTATACTCCCAGGCACGGGGCCTCCGACGTCCACATGATGCGCCTTATTTACTATATACGCCACTAGGCGCCCCCGCCAGAAGACCGGCGTCACTACCATTACGTCGTTTAAATGTGTGCCGGAGATGTAGGGATCGTTCAGAGCCACCACATCCCCCTCCTCAAGCTCCACCCCCGCCTCCCGCAGGGCGTTGAATAAGTTCTTAACTCCGACGTAAAAAGAGCCTAAGTGAACTGGTATATGCTCCGCCTGCGCCACTATCTCCCCGCTGGCGTTTAA
It encodes the following:
- a CDS encoding CopG family ribbon-helix-helix protein, with amino-acid sequence MKRFGVSLPKQVAEEVERLSQEIGVTRSEIVAAALQEYLESRRDHVKPEHNCMGIVLALSSSFSDIGEIIESYKPFIVAYTHLHVEGKCLTITVVRGDGGEVEKMVLEMGRRAQVIRYVPLE
- a CDS encoding M67 family metallopeptidase; protein product: MKVPKAFLEEARKKCAPEAECVALIFGISDTALSWRWMKNVAASPVFFKLDPEEVYKAIVEAEERGEELLAIFHTHPGPPTPSWEDVRHMRLWPVTWIIANVFDWHISAWRIDGGLKTIPLEFI
- a CDS encoding DUF1614 domain-containing protein, whose product is MRVILAWPFYGVLGLFYAGLAVLLMPFFTVSFVEVLKTAGVYTVAAVALGISITVLSLATSPVNIVIYTLTRREYLPVVDYVVVFGIPIPLPKVAMREEKSYIAVNLGGAVIPLAVATFLATKFFSPLLLASILIAALLTHAVSRVVPNVGVVTPALAPPIIAVLSALIAGGGPVATYITAVYGTIIGADVLNIKKVLAYKPPFVSIGGAGVFDGIYLSGVVATALSGLF
- the dcd gene encoding dCTP deaminase, whose translation is MILANDELKKLISTGRLKVDPLYPDTIRENGLDLRIGGEYAIYAYEGVVIKPCELESARHLFRVVKADEVVIPPRNFALLTTEEYVKMPDDVVGFANLRSTLARYGLVIPPTIVDAGFEGNITIEVVNETPNTIVLRRGMRFLHLVLAKTEGRAQYSGLYQGQRGVTPPKGLKNEC
- a CDS encoding MoaD/ThiS family protein; this translates as MPRVKLAGVLVALAGGRDEVVLEGATVKEILSALSSISPKLYKRVVGEDGRPRADIYIAVNDVDIRLLSGLNTPVKKDDVVLLLAYIHPG
- a CDS encoding hydantoinase B/oxoprolinase family protein, giving the protein MRWELIYRATVYIAEEAGIALRNSAFSPNIRERMDHSVAVLNASGEIVAQAEHIPVHLGSFYVGVKNLFNALREAGVELEEGDVVALNDPYISGTHLNDVMVVTPVFWRGRLVAYIVNKAHHVDVGGPVPGSINPSAKTIYEEGFVLPPVKIIKRGEVNKEALSIWLSNVKTPEATIGDLNAQIAANRVGTRRIVELFDKYGALVEEAWKRAIEYGRLMTQSEISKWPRGVYVAEDYLELGDKFLKIAVRLTIGECVEANYSGTDPQVDAPLNAVLGVTYAATSFPIRCLIRGDVPINEGFYSCISVKAPEGSLLNPKRPAAVAGGNLETSQRTADAVFKALAEAMPDKVPAAGSGTMMNVMMGGVYQGKYWSYYETIGGGTGGRPGKHGVSGVHVNMTNTLNTPIEIAERTYPLLFTAYRIREGSGGRGKWRGGDGIVRAFKVLAPTRLAILADRFKIGPWGIQGGEAGKPGRAYVKKAGGRTIQLDSKTITDLEPGDEVVIETPGGGGWGPHNF
- the ribC gene encoding riboflavin synthase: MTCIGVVDTTFARVNMGAVAIDEIKNLLPNATVKRITVPGIKNTVWGALRLIRDGCDAVIVLGWVGPTPVDKYSYLATSIGLMQLQIETGALILDVTVHEEEGGGDEKKLKEIALDRTRKHVWNLVEMLRGGLERYAGKGLRQGYPHAGEII
- a CDS encoding phosphate signaling complex PhoU family protein: MEVRRIIRVGERSFGITLPKEWVELHGLGVGSPVKIIVDREKITVLPGTEAGGMKKVLIKGDDVEKIIRDIIAYYIEGAEELDVETGNMSAVVTRIEGKLPGVVLMEIGGVLKLRIVTKEDINIDEAVRSMYTTVDAMFTLFLQMLSSDKRELAEEILRLDDQLDRLYFFSLRTVKRNIIQRPEHYVDYVITIKNLEHVGDAIDRATNYYLKNELGCKEEVISLFKKVYGFLQQAFEAFYNNDASKALAVLISRAALEKESLRAICPQATAVMHEAASIIGFAADIAEAAYSKCARK
- a CDS encoding MGMT family protein; the protein is MICSQYGPVVVGWDGSKTFVNPSRCSKRVGLAEFLELINIDEIDKRLLYLLGIPRGYVTTYKLYAEVLGTSPRHVGWLMARNPLPVILPCHRVVKSDFSLGGYTGGVEVKKKLLAYEGALCGDRPCRVVRPRMIDDVRDALFKSLGLA
- a CDS encoding ferredoxin, with the translated sequence MPVKVKIDRSKCVVAHFCLFYAPTVFIPGDGGKPVISPEYASGGMEEGYVPEELYDQVKEAERHCPSRAIKVYRE
- a CDS encoding M24 family metallopeptidase — encoded protein: MIIATTTVNFAYLTGVWLETYERFKAVVKCGDYIAVVVPALDAERVGGRVYSYRDGEDPAVVLKDAARGCESQVVYVDGGTTLRHFEIIKRAFPGAELRLADDLFRQMRAIKREEEVEKIKRAVEEIRRVLEALELAPGVSEREAAFFIYKALYEAGLEPGPILVQFGQNTSLPHQEPTGKKLQRGEAVVLDVTASYRGYFGDLTKSFYYGEPPAHYAEVYRLVEEAQLSALKAARPGALASDVDKAARSVIETRGYGRYFIHRTGHGLGLELHEAPDISPGSGDLLQPGMVFTIEPGVYIPGKYGVRLEIDVVVREKGAEIL
- a CDS encoding HAD family hydrolase, translating into MKIPPQAEAPRFKAVILDVDGVVTPFRSAWQRLHAILGTDGSLNRTLYKMGLINYYEWALYDTLLWHGAPRRLVEAYFQTTRGLEELCKVLKEAGVYIIAISAGLGYTRALSHCFHFYVVNDLIFQGGAVRTVAVSVSDKNKDAVAEKVLDLLGVKWEEAVAVGDGDADLPMLRKAGYSIAFNPVSEEVARAAKAVIRAETLYPLAKYIKALLKTQ